AGAATACTGGACAGGACAAAACCGGAGGTAACCTTAGCCCAATTCACACAGAAACAAAATACATATTCATTCTATTTCTACAAGCACCAGAACGAAGCGACACTCAATTGCCTCCCTTTCTTCGCTGACTCCGTCTCTCCACCACCTCTACCACCGCCACCGGTTCCGCCACCGACGCCCAGCTCCTCAACCGCCTAGTCAAGTCAATGCCCGCCCAAAAGCGTCCCCTCGAAACCACCACTCCACCTCGTTCTCCTTCGCCACCGCACGAGGAAGAAAAACCCGATGATTCACAGCAAGGCAGCGAGGAGAACAACCATAAAGAAACCGACGACGACTGCGGTACGTGCTTGAATGCGTATTCATGTACACGTCTACCCACATGCGTTATTTTGGTTACAGTAATTTCGAGTTTTGGTCAGCATTTTcatctgaattttttattatttattattgtacgTATTTTTGCTTCTCAGATTCGGATGAGAGTCCTTACTCTAGCGATGGAGAAAAAGACGAGTACGTCTATTTCTATCTCTTCCTGCCCATACTTCTACATAcgcacacagacacacacacggTGACGCACACATTCACGTACGAATTCTCAGGCATACATATAACTGACAGTATGtatttgtgttaaatttctgACCCGCTCGCTAATGCTGCGCATTTTGGCGCGGGTTGATGTTTGTATGAGCAGGTATAGCTTGAGATCTGCATGTTTTGTTTGccatataatttgtttacttAAGTTTCATTGAAGACTAGTTTTGGGCTTATTCTTGAATTATTAGACACTTAGATCTGTAGTGCTTTTTGATTTCCTGTTGAAGGCCGATGAACCTTGATTTTGGAATTTTCTGATGGATGTGCTTCTCCCCTTTCATTACTTGATCATTGTATGTTAGATCATGCGTGGTCTATATAGAAGTGACCCAGAATTATGCTATCTGTACTTGGATTAAGTTGTGAGGCGTAGTTACATGAAAGTTGTGCTGGTGTTGCTAGTGTCTTTAGCATTTTTATATCGATATTTGAATCTCTTTTTCATAGTTACGTAGTTCTTTCACATGTGGCCTAATAAGGTGCTTGTGCTCTTGCTTTTTGCATTTACTTGTAGTGGCACCGTGATAGTTGACTTCCCAATACTAATATCATTGCCATgatatttacacaaaccattGTTGCCACAACCTTAGAATGTTGATACAGCATATGAAAATATCCACCTATATTGGCTTCTTGTTAAGGAGTGGAGGcagcaaaattttgagatCAGTTAGGTCTTTTGTGCAATCACATGTGGCTTCTGTTTCCAAAAGTTGGCCACTTTCAGTTTAAACTACTATTCATCTGATTTGATGGAGATGGCCGCTCTGGGTTGCCATGCATGTAGTTGACTGGTAAAGGGCGGCTTTCTTCCATGTGGACAACGTGATAAAGAGTTGGGCCATTGGGTAGAATTGATTAATAAgaatataatacttttgacaCCCAGGATGTAGAGAATATTTAATATCCCTCTATGTGGGCTGTAAACTTTGACAACTTTAATGCAGCATGTGGGCAGtggttttgatattttgtgcTTAGGGAACTCTGTGTCTCTGTTTATGATGGTTATAGTAATCACATTGTGGGGGCATTGACATAGATGacatactaatattttgttaagaATGATTCATGTCCAAGATATTGACTAATACTTCAAATTAGCAATTTATGAGCTGGAGCGGAGAGACAATGTATTAGTCCAATGAATGAAGACCTCAATGAAAAGAGCATCATGACCAGCCAAAACCTAGAAGTGCCACAATGTtgcagaaaatatatttgtgataACGAGAAGTGCAAGTGTATTATCTTGAGATATTTTTTCCTTCTGAAGAACTGAACTCTTTTCTGCACCTCTATAGAGTGATTCACTTCATTTCTGTTTTGCATTCACATTGATAGCTAAGGCCAACAGTGAGGCAAAGAAAGACTAGATGCATATGTTCTTTCAAATTTGGCCATTTTTGcacttaaaattttgtatgaattacTCTAAGAGATGATGTTGTTGAATTCCAGATTTATTGTTGTGAAGTTGGCAGAGATACGCAAGGAAGTCCAGTGTCCAATATGTTTAGGTATGATTCTCTAATTTTAGTTTGTCAAAGTCACATACATAACAACTTCATGCAACAAAAGTACATGTAGTTAGAAGCTACAATCAGATCTGCATCTTGTTATTGGTtgtttcattattttgtaaaatgatAATGTGTTTAGAAATAAACAAGAGGAAGTCCTTTAGGTTGCAACTTGTCTTTCTCTTTGCTTCTAGCCTGTGTGTGATGCCTTGCTATTGAAAATATACCATGAACAGGTATCATTAGGAAGACAAGGACAGTCATGGAATGTTTACATCGTTTCTGCAGAGAATGCATTGACAAATCCATGCGGCTAGGGTACTTTCTTGTGCTTCTTATATATTGACTAGCAACTACTTATATCTTgccttttaattttagtattgaCTTGAATGCAGGAATAACGAATGTCCGGCTTGCCGCACACATTGTGCTAGTCGCCGTTCTTTGCGAGATGATCCAAACTATGATGCCCTGATTGCTGCTTTGTATCCCGACATTGATAAATACGAGGAAGAGGTAGTAGTTATTGGGTATTATTAACTTTATTTTGCTTCATCAATAACCGTTCTATTGGCACTGCAGGAACTGGCTTTCCATGAAGAGGAGAAGGCTCGTAATAAGCAGGTGATGTTTCTCAAGTTTAGTCTCATTCTTTCTGCAGCTATCATGCAGTGTAATCTTAATGGTTGTTCAGAGTTCTATGTTTCAATCAATGTGCTGCATGTGTTAGTGCTAGAAAAGCTCATCTCCCTCACTCTCTGCAATGTGATCAATCACAAGCTTCCCTTGGGTCCATTCTTTTGGCTGGGAGGACCAGTTGTGTTCTTTTTTCTGCTGCAATAGGATGATTCATGAATTGCATGCCGGCATTTCTATCTCTGAGTTGCTACAACCATATTCCATCTGCTTAAGTTTATGTTCTGTAACAGATCCAAGCTTCAATTGCTCAGACTTTTCGTCGTCAAGCAGAGGCACTGGGGAAGAAACGTACATCAGCCAGAGTCACAGCAGCGGCATTTGTTAGGAGACAGGGCAACTATCGAAATTTGAGAGGTCGGAGAAACCATCGAGTTCCTGAACACCAAGGATCTGATGAAGAGGAAGGAGCGAATGGGAATGATGGTAGCAAAGACACGTCGTCCGCTGATGAGCGCTCTCCGGAAGTCAAATCAAAGAGATATAAAAGATGGGGAGGAGGTCGGACTTCACAGCAATCATCAGGAGCCAATGGAGATGGAGGTTGTGATGATAATGATTCAGAGGCCAACAGAGAATTACTTGGTGCTTCTGTTGGCCTTATTGCAGGTACAGAAATTCTTGCCTGGGGAAGAGGCGGAATGCGTAGTAACACCCGACATGGCGGTCTCAGTTGGGCGGGCGGCAAACTTTCCCGGAATAACCGACTCTCTAAGTTAATAGATCATCTGCGATgttcaaatgaaaatgatgaggTGGTATTTGTAGAATAGATTTCCATTCAATATTGGAAATTTGACCCTGACTTTGTTTGTCTATC
This genomic window from Sesamum indicum cultivar Zhongzhi No. 13 linkage group LG12, S_indicum_v1.0, whole genome shotgun sequence contains:
- the LOC105175559 gene encoding putative E3 ubiquitin-protein ligase RING1a isoform X1 is translated as MPAQKRPLETTTPPRSPSPPHEEEKPDDSQQGSEENNHKETDDDCDSDESPYSSDGEKDEFIVVKLAEIRKEVQCPICLGIIRKTRTVMECLHRFCRECIDKSMRLGNNECPACRTHCASRRSLRDDPNYDALIAALYPDIDKYEEEELAFHEEEKARNKQIQASIAQTFRRQAEALGKKRTSARVTAAAFVRRQGNYRNLRGRRNHRVPEHQGSDEEEGANGNDGSKDTSSADERSPEVKSKRYKRWGGGRTSQQSSGANGDGGCDDNDSEANRELLGASVGLIAGTEILAWGRGGMRSNTRHGGLSWAGGKLSRNNRLSKLIDHLRCSNENDELKISLTLVSLLEEKIPSLKRPYLCCSPRSSVRHLCQYVAMQTSMEVGEIEILIVKDFHPVNNPLSFKNQLVILNPCEHELQLLSEHQTLGEIHASFTQQNLVLAYRQKA
- the LOC105175559 gene encoding putative E3 ubiquitin-protein ligase RING1a isoform X2, which encodes MSRFIVVKLAEIRKEVQCPICLGIIRKTRTVMECLHRFCRECIDKSMRLGNNECPACRTHCASRRSLRDDPNYDALIAALYPDIDKYEEEELAFHEEEKARNKQIQASIAQTFRRQAEALGKKRTSARVTAAAFVRRQGNYRNLRGRRNHRVPEHQGSDEEEGANGNDGSKDTSSADERSPEVKSKRYKRWGGGRTSQQSSGANGDGGCDDNDSEANRELLGASVGLIAGTEILAWGRGGMRSNTRHGGLSWAGGKLSRNNRLSKLIDHLRCSNENDELKISLTLVSLLEEKIPSLKRPYLCCSPRSSVRHLCQYVAMQTSMEVGEIEILIVKDFHPVNNPLSFKNQLVILNPCEHELQLLSEHQTLGEIHASFTQQNLVLAYRQKA